The Candidatus Koribacter versatilis Ellin345 genome has a segment encoding these proteins:
- a CDS encoding HD domain-containing phosphohydrolase, whose translation MAEIKNKFRKLFTTFEALSDLGPALTAERDFAQTADELLRLLMDAIGARESALFRFCDKPAVLTSVASRGFLSFPSPAVIPLLPSHVHALTTARGPQLLAAESRRTLLSSNGNFPPDLIQLAAPLRVGQKLVGMLAFGQPDESHYGEEEVHGLAMFAHYVALAVQNSGLTESLSNRVAENLKLMASVHSFYDNALEAFAVAIDAKHINIRGHSIRVGRYAAFIGEAMGMGASEASALRASGYLHDIGKVAVDRRLFGKPSALNEAEFKEMADHTIVGSEIVSGVQFPWPQVGEVVRSHHERLDGSGYPDHLRGDELAKHVRIMGLADAFDAMTSERPYRQPLSIGEALTEVVKMSPTHFDPETVQALLVQVRRDAVASCSPKLSAAWIKSQPDKPKFLDDRVMCAIAPPDVDQLAAVLHHKTTRNRVYSN comes from the coding sequence TTGGCGGAGATCAAGAACAAATTTCGTAAGCTGTTCACGACCTTCGAGGCGCTCAGCGACCTCGGGCCGGCGCTCACGGCAGAACGCGATTTCGCGCAAACTGCCGACGAACTTTTGCGCCTGCTCATGGACGCCATCGGCGCTCGCGAAAGCGCGCTCTTCCGCTTTTGCGATAAGCCCGCTGTGCTCACCTCGGTCGCATCTCGCGGCTTCCTTTCCTTCCCAAGTCCGGCAGTCATTCCGTTGCTTCCCTCACACGTACACGCGCTGACCACGGCGCGCGGGCCACAACTTCTTGCAGCGGAATCTCGACGTACGCTACTCAGTTCGAACGGCAACTTCCCGCCAGATTTGATTCAACTGGCTGCGCCTTTGCGCGTCGGGCAGAAGCTCGTCGGAATGCTGGCATTCGGCCAACCTGATGAATCGCATTACGGCGAAGAAGAAGTGCATGGCCTGGCGATGTTCGCGCACTATGTCGCGCTCGCCGTCCAGAACAGCGGACTGACCGAGTCACTCTCCAATCGTGTTGCGGAGAACCTGAAACTCATGGCTTCGGTGCATTCGTTCTACGACAACGCGCTCGAGGCCTTCGCCGTCGCGATTGACGCCAAGCACATCAATATCCGCGGACACTCGATTCGTGTCGGCCGCTATGCTGCCTTCATCGGCGAAGCCATGGGCATGGGAGCTTCGGAAGCTTCCGCCCTGCGCGCTTCCGGCTATCTGCACGATATCGGCAAGGTCGCGGTGGACCGTCGTCTGTTCGGCAAGCCCAGCGCGTTGAACGAAGCTGAGTTCAAAGAAATGGCCGATCACACCATCGTCGGCAGCGAGATCGTCTCCGGCGTGCAGTTCCCATGGCCGCAGGTGGGCGAAGTCGTTCGATCGCATCACGAGCGTCTTGACGGATCCGGCTATCCCGACCATCTGCGCGGCGACGAACTTGCAAAACATGTGCGCATCATGGGCTTGGCCGATGCATTCGATGCCATGACCAGCGAGCGTCCGTACCGGCAGCCGCTCTCCATCGGCGAAGCGTTGACCGAAGTGGTGAAAATGTCGCCCACGCACTTTGATCCCGAGACGGTGCAGGCGCTGCTGGTGCAGGTCCGGCGCGATGCAGTTGCTTCGTGCAGTCCAAAGCTCAGCGCCGCCTGGATAAAATCGCAGCCGGACAAGCCCAAGTTCCTCGACGACCGCGTGATGTGCGCCATTGCCCCACCGGACGTGGACCAGTTGGCCGCCGTCCTGCACCACAAGACAACGCGCAACCGGGTTTACTCAAACTAG
- a CDS encoding DUF1800 domain-containing protein, with translation MPFQRVVTAAALISTLTLGATILSASKKKTTAPQLDDTKQVVHALNRLTFGPRPGDVDRVKAIGLNKWIDEQLHPDKIDDSALQARLSNFRTLTMNAREMAEKFPPNQVVKQVSEGKMSVPHNPDEKIVYLAALDRYDLKKENKANGTKKKADDADATDQADLPDDQINDAERQRRRSARIHGEQIATQIASVAPDKRIEALLRLPDQDRRDLLRINDETRQQLISGMNPADREAVLAMRNPQGLVEDELKDSKLLRAIYSDRQLEEVMTDFWFNHFNIFLNKGPDRYFVTEYERDVIRRHALGKFKDLLNATAHSPAMMFYLDNAESVGPNSPAALGMPDSLRRPMYRGYGQPPQQHSAKKKQNGLNENYARELMELHTLGVNGGYSQKDVTEVAKVFTGWTIEEPRKGGGFKFAERRHEPGSKYVLGQKIDQGGEREGEHVLEMLARDPHTAHFVCNKLAMRFVADAPPQALVDRMADTFLKKDGDIREVLRTMLQSQEFWAPESYRAKVKTPLEFVVSSVRATGAEVSDAKPLVQTLNQMGMPLYGMQPPTGYSMKADTWVNSAALLARMNFALGLGTGKIKGSQVPPEFLHGNNAPDAMATESTLEQNLLAGDISEQTRSVIHKQLDDPKIQAQVADDNKRAQREGLLAGLILGSPEFQRR, from the coding sequence ATGCCCTTTCAACGCGTAGTAACCGCAGCGGCCCTCATCTCGACGCTCACCCTCGGCGCAACGATTTTGTCCGCGTCCAAAAAGAAAACCACAGCGCCTCAACTCGACGACACCAAGCAGGTCGTGCACGCGCTCAACCGGTTAACCTTCGGTCCGCGACCGGGCGATGTGGATCGGGTGAAAGCAATCGGTCTCAACAAGTGGATCGATGAGCAACTGCATCCTGACAAGATTGACGACAGCGCGCTCCAGGCGCGGCTCTCGAACTTCCGCACGCTGACGATGAACGCACGCGAGATGGCCGAGAAGTTCCCGCCGAACCAGGTGGTGAAGCAAGTGTCGGAAGGCAAGATGAGCGTGCCCCATAATCCCGACGAGAAGATCGTCTATCTCGCGGCGCTCGATCGTTACGACCTGAAGAAGGAAAACAAGGCAAACGGAACCAAGAAGAAGGCCGACGATGCGGACGCCACCGACCAGGCCGATCTTCCCGATGATCAAATAAACGATGCTGAGCGCCAACGCCGCCGCTCGGCGCGGATCCACGGCGAGCAGATCGCCACCCAGATTGCGAGCGTCGCTCCCGACAAGCGCATTGAGGCTCTCCTGCGCCTTCCCGATCAAGACCGCCGCGACCTGCTGCGCATCAACGACGAAACGCGCCAGCAACTCATCAGCGGCATGAACCCTGCGGATCGCGAAGCTGTGCTCGCCATGCGGAACCCGCAAGGCTTGGTGGAAGACGAACTCAAGGATTCAAAGCTGCTGCGCGCCATCTACAGCGATCGCCAACTCGAAGAGGTAATGACCGACTTCTGGTTCAACCACTTCAACATCTTCCTCAACAAGGGACCGGATCGTTATTTCGTGACGGAGTACGAGCGCGATGTGATTCGTCGCCATGCGCTCGGGAAATTCAAAGATCTTCTGAACGCCACCGCCCATAGCCCGGCGATGATGTTCTATCTCGACAACGCCGAGAGCGTCGGCCCGAACTCTCCGGCTGCGCTGGGCATGCCCGACAGCCTTCGCCGCCCGATGTACCGCGGCTATGGTCAACCGCCGCAGCAGCATTCCGCCAAGAAAAAGCAGAACGGCTTGAACGAGAACTACGCGCGCGAGTTGATGGAACTGCACACGCTCGGCGTGAATGGCGGCTACTCGCAGAAAGATGTCACGGAAGTCGCGAAGGTCTTCACCGGCTGGACGATTGAAGAACCGCGCAAAGGCGGCGGCTTCAAGTTCGCCGAGCGCCGTCACGAGCCGGGCTCGAAGTATGTCCTCGGCCAGAAGATCGACCAGGGCGGCGAGCGTGAAGGCGAGCACGTTCTCGAGATGCTGGCTCGCGATCCGCATACCGCGCACTTCGTCTGCAACAAGCTCGCAATGCGATTTGTCGCCGATGCGCCACCGCAGGCACTGGTGGACCGCATGGCCGACACCTTCCTGAAGAAAGATGGCGACATCCGCGAAGTGCTGCGAACGATGTTGCAATCGCAGGAATTCTGGGCGCCGGAGTCCTATCGCGCGAAAGTGAAAACGCCGCTGGAATTCGTAGTGAGTTCGGTGCGCGCAACCGGCGCTGAGGTCAGCGATGCCAAGCCGCTGGTGCAAACGCTCAACCAGATGGGCATGCCGCTCTATGGCATGCAGCCGCCGACGGGCTACTCGATGAAGGCCGATACCTGGGTGAACTCCGCTGCCCTGCTGGCGCGCATGAATTTCGCGCTCGGCCTCGGCACCGGCAAGATCAAGGGCTCGCAGGTTCCGCCGGAATTCCTGCACGGCAACAACGCGCCCGATGCCATGGCCACTGAATCAACGCTCGAACAGAACTTGCTGGCGGGCGACATTTCGGAGCAAACGCGGAGCGTGATTCACAAACAGCTCGACGATCCCAAAATCCAGGCGCAAGTCGCCGACGACAACAAACGCGCACAACGCGAGGGACTGCTGGCGGGCCTGATTCTCGGCTCGCCCGAGTTCCAGCGGAGGTAA
- the lgt gene encoding prolipoprotein diacylglyceryl transferase codes for MFPQLVHIGNFSLPTYGFLVSLGVVLAILLIQKLAKQQGMDPDKVWNLAIIFVFAGIVGAKLLMFITEWDRFKNPQELFSLSTLQAGGVFSGGVVLAVICGAWYMRVNHMPGLRTADVFAPGLALGHAFGRLGCFSAGCCFGKETTLPWGVVFKNPLAHDLSGTPLNVHIHPTQLYEMIVELLNFAFLMWLLKRKRFEGQVVGAYMFIYGVARFFLEFVRGDEGRGVLFGTWLTQTQGIAIAMVIAGTIIWLRRVPLRQQAELAPAR; via the coding sequence GTGTTCCCTCAATTAGTTCACATCGGCAATTTTTCGCTCCCTACCTACGGATTCCTCGTCTCGCTCGGCGTGGTGCTGGCGATCCTTCTTATCCAAAAGCTTGCCAAGCAACAGGGCATGGATCCCGACAAGGTCTGGAACCTCGCCATCATCTTCGTTTTCGCCGGAATCGTCGGCGCGAAGTTGCTGATGTTCATCACGGAATGGGACCGCTTCAAGAACCCGCAGGAGTTATTCAGTCTTTCGACGTTGCAGGCCGGCGGCGTATTTTCGGGTGGCGTGGTGCTCGCCGTCATTTGTGGCGCCTGGTACATGCGCGTGAACCACATGCCGGGCTTGCGCACCGCCGATGTGTTTGCGCCGGGGCTCGCGCTCGGGCACGCCTTCGGGCGCCTGGGCTGCTTCTCCGCCGGATGCTGCTTTGGCAAGGAGACCACCCTGCCGTGGGGCGTGGTGTTTAAGAATCCGCTGGCACATGACCTCAGCGGTACGCCGCTGAACGTGCACATCCACCCGACGCAGCTTTACGAGATGATCGTCGAACTGCTGAACTTTGCGTTTCTCATGTGGCTATTGAAACGCAAGCGCTTCGAAGGACAAGTGGTGGGCGCGTATATGTTCATCTACGGCGTGGCGCGCTTCTTCCTTGAGTTCGTGCGCGGAGATGAGGGACGCGGTGTGCTCTTCGGCACCTGGCTGACCCAAACCCAAGGTATCGCCATCGCGATGGTGATCGCCGGCACGATCATCTGGCTGCGGCGTGTGCCGTTGCGGCAGCAGGCGGAACTGGCGCCAGCGCGCTAG
- a CDS encoding DUF1501 domain-containing protein, with protein MPITRRIFLKNSALALVSTAVVPAFLTRAVYADALPPGKKRLVVIFQRGAADGLNIVVPHGESNYYAMRPSINIPQHDVIDLDGLFGLHPSLASFKPIWDAKHFAIVHAAGSPDPTRSHFDAQDFMESGTPGYKGTEDGWLNRALHTNDPHMKDEHFRAVALGPSLPRILAGHETAIAVNNVKQFGVAGNNPNAAPVANSFESMYATSADTVLHGTGQETFDAVKMLKDADPSKYQPSAGANYPRGRFGDALKQTAQLIKANLGVQVAFTDIGGWDHHVNEGSTQGQIANVLREFGQSISAFWTDLGDLQEETVVVTMSEFGRTARENGNRGTDHGHANVMFVLGGPVRGGRVYGQWPGLAAHQLYEGRDLALTTDFRRVLGEAVYTHLGNRDLNTVFPNYQNSPKGFLGLLG; from the coding sequence ATGCCGATTACACGCCGAATCTTCCTGAAGAACAGCGCCCTTGCGCTCGTCTCCACCGCCGTGGTGCCGGCGTTCCTCACCCGCGCTGTTTACGCCGACGCGCTTCCGCCGGGCAAGAAGCGCCTCGTCGTCATCTTTCAGCGCGGCGCGGCCGACGGCCTCAACATCGTGGTGCCGCATGGCGAGTCGAACTACTACGCCATGCGCCCGAGCATCAATATTCCTCAGCACGACGTGATTGACCTCGATGGGCTCTTCGGCCTGCATCCTTCGCTGGCGTCGTTCAAGCCGATCTGGGACGCCAAGCATTTCGCCATCGTTCACGCTGCCGGCTCGCCCGATCCCACGCGCTCGCACTTCGACGCGCAGGACTTCATGGAATCCGGCACGCCGGGCTACAAGGGCACGGAAGACGGTTGGCTGAATCGTGCGTTGCACACCAACGATCCGCACATGAAAGACGAGCACTTCCGCGCCGTCGCGCTTGGCCCTTCCCTGCCGCGTATTCTCGCCGGACACGAGACCGCGATCGCGGTGAACAACGTGAAGCAGTTTGGTGTCGCGGGCAACAATCCGAACGCCGCTCCGGTTGCGAACAGCTTCGAATCCATGTACGCGACCTCTGCCGACACCGTGCTTCATGGCACCGGGCAGGAAACCTTTGACGCCGTGAAGATGTTGAAAGACGCCGATCCCTCGAAGTATCAGCCCTCAGCGGGCGCTAATTATCCGCGCGGACGCTTTGGCGATGCGCTCAAACAAACCGCGCAGCTGATCAAAGCGAACCTCGGCGTGCAGGTTGCGTTCACCGATATCGGCGGCTGGGACCATCACGTGAACGAAGGCTCAACCCAGGGCCAGATCGCCAATGTGCTGCGCGAATTCGGCCAATCGATCTCGGCGTTCTGGACCGACCTTGGCGATCTTCAGGAAGAGACGGTCGTCGTGACCATGAGCGAGTTCGGCCGCACCGCGCGCGAGAACGGCAATCGCGGTACCGACCACGGCCACGCGAATGTAATGTTCGTGCTCGGCGGCCCAGTGCGCGGTGGACGCGTGTACGGCCAGTGGCCTGGGTTAGCGGCGCATCAACTCTACGAGGGCCGCGACCTCGCGCTCACCACCGACTTCCGGCGCGTCCTGGGAGAGGCCGTGTATACGCACCTCGGCAACCGCGACTTGAACACGGTGTTTCCGAATTATCAGAATTCGCCGAAGGGCTTTTTAGGATTGCTCGGCTAG